In Amphiura filiformis chromosome 1, Afil_fr2py, whole genome shotgun sequence, the following are encoded in one genomic region:
- the LOC140164128 gene encoding uncharacterized protein, which translates to MKKRRDMKKTIGIQHIECTELCKTIRKRMTNEIRAHNTKMIQKTLEDNKSYKKTKQGLATGKSQIIALKGEDGNIISDRELVIKRVEEFYQDLFTSKFQITPPIIDVESAEDNIPPIGDDEVEKCLNDMKRGKAPGEDGVPVDILMDGGSAVKAELATLFTSLCIQTNQTSDSWNNALIIILIHMKGDIKDLKN; encoded by the coding sequence ATGAAGAAGAGACGGGACATGAAGAAAACGATTGGAATCCAACATATCGAGTGCACAGAATTATGCAAAACCATAAGGAAGCGAATGACGAATGAAATTCGAGCACACAACACAAAGATGATTCAAAAAACTCTTGAAGATAACAAAAGCTACAAGAAAACAAAGCAAGGACTTGCCACTGGGAAATCTCAAATAATAGCACTGAAGGGGGAAGACGGAAACATAATCTCAGACAGAGAACTAGTCATCAAACGGGTAGAAGAGTTCTACCAAGATCTCTTCACCAGCAAATTCCAAATAACGCCACCAATTATAGATGTTGAAAGTGCAGAAGATAATATACCACCAATTGGAGACGATGAAGTTGAAAAATGTCTTAATGACATGAAAAGAGGCAAAGCACCAGGAGAAGATGGAGTGCCAGTGGACATTCTCATGGATGGAGGCAGCGCAGTAAAGGCAGAGCTTGCAACGCTATTCACATCACTATGTATCCAGACAAACCAGACATCGGACAGTTGGAATAATGCCCTTATAATTATTCTTATCCACATGAAAGGGGACATCAAAGACTTGAAGAATTAA
- the LOC140167425 gene encoding chitotriosidase-1-like: MLVLLAVFTVLGCATAQTEPKLVCYHTNWAVYRPEPVNLTPKDLDPFMCTHLIYSFAKVVNENGYGLAPYEDHDVTGATYYTEFTDLKKVNPDLKTILAVGGWTHASTNFTDMVVSRATRKQFIDHSITYLRQWNFDGLDLDWEYPCQRGGKSSDKQGYVDLVAELRQAYIAESEASGMPRMTVSMAVPAGEYNIDLGYDVAGLSANLDFVNLMAYDLHGQWEWDLGHHTSLFPGPGDEGGDKKLTVSYAADKWVRDGCPSGKLIVGLGMYGRHWMVGSSCNINTGANGGGTAGPYTGEKGFWAYYEICTEIRNGMTVTWDDVRKVPYGCDSKHWVGYDNEVSLYEKAMFVQDRGLGGGMVWALDLDDYTGLFCDAGEWPLMTQVKKYIRESGYVPPTLPPTTPPPPTTPTMYPPTTPPPYTGPPDQFCNGKGDGFYPGGDCDATYYQCVNGVTYVKSCPSGTVFNPSCVCCDWPSNVPACP, encoded by the exons ATGTTAGTTTTGTTGGCCGTGTTTACGGTACTCGGATGTGCTACGGCAC aaACCGAACCCAAGCTAGTATGTTACCATACCAATTGGGCCGTCTATCGTCCAGAACCAGTCAACCTCACACCAAAGGACCTCGACCCATTTATGTGCACCCATCTCATCTACTCCTTTGCCAAAGTCGTCAATGAAAATGGCTACGGTCTAGCCCCCTATGAAGATCACGATGTCACTGGAGCAACTTATTATACAGAGTTTACGGATCTTAAGAAAGTCAACCCAGATTTGAAAACAATTCTGGCAGTTGGTGGATGGACCCATGCGTCCACCAACTTTACAGATATG GTAGTGAGCAGAGCGACTCGTAAACAGTTCATCGATCATTCAATTACCTATCTGAGACAATGGAACTTTGATGGTCTTGATTTGGATTGGGAGTACCCATGCCAGAGAGGCGGAAAGAGTAGCGATAAGCAAGGATATGTTGATCTCGTTGCC GAATTGCGTCAAGCTTATATAGCTGAGTCTGAAGCCTCTGGAATGCCACGTATGACTGTCAGTATGGCAGTGCCTGCTGGAGAATACAACATTGATTTAGGATACGATGTAGCAGGACTTTCTGC CAACTTGGATTTCGTCAACCTTATGGCATATGACTTGCATGGTCAATGGGAGTGGGACCTTGGTCACCATACCAGCTTGTTCCCCGGTCCTGGTGACGAAGGCGGCGACAAGAAACTGACTGTG AGTTACGCAGCTGACAAATGGGTGCGTGACGGTTGTCCATCAGGAAAGCTGATCGTCGGTTTAGGAATGTATGGCAGGCATTGGATGGTTGGAAGCAGTTGCAATATCAATACAGGTGCAAATGGTGGAGGTACTGCAGGACCATACACTGGTGAAAAAGGATTCTGGGCTTACTATGAG ATCTGTACAGAAATAAGGAATGGCATGACAGTAACATGGGATGACGTCAGGAAAGTTCCTTACGGTTGTGACTCCAAACACTGGGTTGGTTATGACAACGAAGTCAGTCTCTATGAAAag gCTATGTTTGTTCAAGACCGTGGTCTTGGAGGAGGTATGGTTTGGGCTCTTGATCTAGACGATTACACAGGTTTATTCTGCGATGCAGGAGAGTGGCCATTGATGACACAAGTCAAGAAATACATTAGGGAAA GCGGATACGTGCCACCCACTCTACCACCTACCACACCGCCACCACCAACAACTCCGACTATGTATCCACCAACTACACCACCTCCGTACACTGGACCACCCGATCAATTTTGCAATGGAAAGGGTGATGGATTTTATCCTGGTGGGGACTGTGACGCTACTTACTACCAGTGCGTCAATGGCGTTACCTACGTAAAATCATGTCCTTCAGGAACTGTATTCAATCCTTCCTGCGTCTGTTGTGACTGGCCGTCTAATGTACCAGCATGCCCATAA